In Dama dama isolate Ldn47 chromosome 20, ASM3311817v1, whole genome shotgun sequence, a single window of DNA contains:
- the INSL5 gene encoding insulin-like peptide INSL5, which yields MRGFIFMLFIFSVMLAISGARSERSRKLCGSEYIRTVIYICASSRWRRQLGALLQGQQAERGNHFQLPNEQEISEERAAQNLPKMDFSGEESLQGEQLPTEGLWRSKKHLVMSRQDLQTSCCTEGCSMSDLSSLC from the exons ATGAGGGGTTTCATTTTTATGCTATTTATCTTCTCTGTTATGCTTGCCATTTCAGGAGCAAGGAGTGAAAGATCCAGGAAACTCTGTGGGTCTGAGTACATACGCACGGTCATCTACATCTGTGCCAGCTCCAGGTGGAGGCGGCAACTGGGGGCACTCCTGCAGGGTCAGCAAG cTGAGAGAGGAAACCACTTCCAGCTGCCAAATGAACAGGAGATTTCTGAGGAAAGAGCAGCTCAAAACCTTCCGAAGATGGATTTCTCAGGGGAGGAAAGTCTTCAGGGTGAACAGCTGCCCACGGAAGGGCTTTGGAGGTCAAAGAAGCATTTGGTGATGTCAAGACAAGACTTACAGACCTCGTGCTGCACTGAAGGCTGTTCCATGTCTGACTTGAGCTCTCTTTGTTAG